In one Streptomyces sp. T12 genomic region, the following are encoded:
- a CDS encoding SUKH-4 family immunity protein: protein MSEELDDLLADVLADPARLLTADREALRDHLAAAANGAESVGREVFVQAEAIFGGAEVSAAEFGSWLHFAAKATGHEEYAERLAKAEPGMPWRTVWAWWRPANWFMAHPSLNGDYYQVHRRLYEGRELIEVVDHRGPLWLDAETGRRVRVVRDEGPLAEAPLPPGVWDAPELSDWDLTAPESWEGAVAFAAEGGRTRYLVQDTHGIAVLETDAEVLRDWPRGDGIDPTSSEDPPLDAEPAQRRPSGPLTAARVDDAFGERHVVRTAESALPAGLEHPGSRRHLRDIGLPKWWVCHGAEYEAHPADAMRPPADGDLAEDGLPGGMAAADLIAFGTCDYGELYLHRHDGSVHIWSRLDGPTDGTLVPLAPDLDVFTRILEAVYRYSNACWHPYPVEGDQEVVAQVFLDEVAELAPGLFDPETSSGVVWSWLYAGITELGVDGF, encoded by the coding sequence ATGAGTGAGGAGCTGGACGACCTACTGGCCGACGTACTGGCCGACCCCGCGCGGCTGTTGACCGCTGACCGCGAGGCGTTGCGTGACCACCTCGCCGCCGCCGCGAACGGCGCGGAGAGCGTGGGGCGAGAGGTCTTTGTCCAGGCTGAAGCGATCTTCGGCGGCGCGGAAGTGTCGGCAGCCGAGTTCGGCTCCTGGCTGCACTTCGCCGCGAAGGCGACCGGTCACGAGGAGTACGCCGAGCGGCTCGCGAAGGCCGAACCGGGGATGCCGTGGCGAACGGTGTGGGCGTGGTGGCGGCCGGCCAACTGGTTCATGGCCCACCCGAGCCTGAACGGCGACTACTACCAGGTCCACCGCCGCTTGTACGAGGGGCGGGAGCTCATCGAGGTGGTCGACCACCGCGGCCCGCTCTGGCTCGATGCGGAGACGGGGCGGAGGGTGAGGGTGGTCCGGGATGAAGGACCGCTGGCAGAAGCGCCCTTGCCGCCGGGGGTGTGGGATGCCCCGGAGCTGTCCGACTGGGACCTGACTGCCCCGGAGAGCTGGGAAGGAGCCGTCGCCTTCGCGGCCGAGGGCGGCAGGACCCGCTATCTCGTCCAGGACACCCACGGCATAGCGGTGCTCGAGACGGACGCCGAGGTGCTGCGGGACTGGCCGCGCGGCGACGGGATCGACCCCACGTCGTCCGAGGACCCGCCGCTCGACGCAGAACCGGCGCAGCGGCGGCCGTCCGGTCCGCTGACCGCGGCCCGGGTTGACGACGCCTTCGGGGAGCGGCATGTGGTTCGCACAGCCGAGAGTGCCCTGCCCGCGGGGCTGGAACACCCCGGGAGCAGACGGCACTTGAGGGACATCGGCCTGCCCAAGTGGTGGGTGTGCCACGGGGCCGAGTACGAGGCCCATCCGGCCGACGCCATGCGACCCCCGGCCGACGGCGACCTGGCCGAGGACGGCCTGCCCGGCGGTATGGCCGCCGCGGACCTGATCGCCTTCGGCACGTGCGACTACGGCGAGCTGTATCTGCACCGCCACGACGGGTCCGTACACATCTGGAGCCGGCTGGACGGCCCGACGGACGGGACGCTCGTACCACTCGCGCCAGACCTCGATGTCTTCACTCGCATCCTTGAGGCCGTGTACCGCTACAGCAACGCCTGCTGGCATCCCTATCCGGTGGAGGGGGACCAGGAGGTGGTGGCGCAGGTGTTCCTGGATGAGGTGGCGGAGCTGGCTCCGGGCCTGTTCGATCCGGAGACGTCCAGCGGCGTGGTGTGGAGCTGGCTCTACGCAGGCATCACGGAACTGGGCGTGGACGGCTTCTAG
- a CDS encoding LD-carboxypeptidase, whose amino-acid sequence MTLTALPQLLRPRALRPGDLVVIASLSGPLHAAYEPDLKQAVVVLERMGFRVRRAPLLDAGRHRWWSAARPAEIAEELNALLRDPEVRAIIAHDGGQTALGYLDLIDFEAITADPKPILGFSDISLLHLVFYARTGLVGFHTDLATPGLGGHWQRAPAARQAELEKLYSTLLTGTVPIGALPATPTWECWRAGRTEGRLIGGVINRIVLAQATPYALPLERFDGAVLFWEEAGGQAAYVWSYLQVLRHAGILDRISGMVVGIPDGIDGLDSPDASPTLREIVLDVLGDRDIPVLGNVEFGHAGPNLPMPVGIRVALDAQQRTLSLLEPAVRPLTGSGAGG is encoded by the coding sequence GTGACTCTTACTGCGCTGCCTCAACTGCTTCGACCTCGTGCCCTGAGGCCCGGAGATCTCGTCGTTATCGCATCGCTGTCTGGGCCGCTCCATGCCGCTTACGAGCCCGACCTCAAGCAGGCGGTGGTCGTGCTCGAGCGGATGGGATTCCGTGTGCGTCGGGCACCGCTCCTCGATGCAGGGCGGCACCGTTGGTGGAGCGCGGCCCGGCCGGCGGAGATCGCCGAAGAGCTCAACGCTCTTCTGCGGGACCCCGAAGTGCGCGCGATCATCGCGCATGACGGCGGCCAGACGGCGCTCGGCTACCTCGACCTGATCGACTTCGAGGCGATCACTGCCGACCCCAAGCCGATCCTCGGCTTCAGCGACATCTCGCTGTTGCATCTGGTGTTCTACGCGCGCACGGGTCTGGTCGGCTTCCATACCGACCTGGCCACCCCTGGACTCGGCGGACACTGGCAGCGCGCGCCCGCAGCACGCCAAGCGGAACTTGAGAAGCTCTACTCGACGCTGCTGACCGGTACGGTGCCGATCGGCGCGCTGCCGGCCACCCCGACGTGGGAGTGCTGGCGTGCCGGTCGCACCGAAGGCCGCCTGATCGGCGGAGTGATCAACCGCATCGTGCTGGCCCAGGCGACGCCCTACGCGCTGCCGCTCGAACGGTTCGACGGCGCGGTGCTGTTCTGGGAGGAGGCTGGCGGCCAGGCCGCGTATGTGTGGAGCTATCTGCAGGTACTGCGGCACGCCGGCATCCTCGATCGGATCTCCGGCATGGTCGTAGGCATCCCGGACGGGATCGACGGACTCGACTCGCCCGACGCGTCCCCGACCCTGCGCGAGATCGTCCTCGATGTCCTCGGCGACCGTGACATCCCGGTCCTGGGCAACGTCGAGTTCGGACACGCCGGCCCGAATCTGCCGATGCCGGTCGGTATCCGCGTCGCCCTCGACGCGCAGCAGCGGACGCTGTCGCTGCTCGAACCGGCAGTACGCCCGCTCACGGGGAGCGGAGCGGGCGGCTGA
- a CDS encoding SUKH-4 family immunity protein, which yields MPPEQALAELLEWSDSGTQRVAELTGPPGSGRTEILLRLSEARSEAVLVDATGLTCEDLIDRVVTAAGFTALPEKRADWGFELEDSPLGGGLVIIVNAHRAGRTRRSTEPERMVHRFTAELAVGGGLKVVIERDLPDVRLAHDHLVVALQPSSSEGAAGHLSDSTDTEALRALALAEVRRAPLPVWTALAQALGSHVGRSLDVATTLEASGELLEVEGDGWVRFRDERHAETLRRTTDAEIVRAVNVELVAWLRDQPAAGTTGQYLTQGLAMHAVQAGEFDSVQRSGRLVARIDQVALIDAAHADDSYVVNGASPAGDAVNLWMCGVDSLSQGEWASWLHLMSTVRGDTETAAQIASSGRPLPWQVRWAHWRPPGALNAAYVRPGPLGDPVIAPEDYLPGRHAVSAPGEWDERYRVWDAETGEELAGPWPEAMPAPGRREPLWLTDLERNVTPDWDDLTVFDTLEPPFVSDQVRVGDLLVVTGLGGIFAVELHDPAVSPRISKVHGEPLFDDSGFLPALHRGTARRRGSYDPDLFEPGVVRRLPTGLLPEGVTDAEARRVLTDVGLPAFEGAAIRLEALDEVGLDEVGLSPLAPGDLSADAVPGAYYKIGTWGAGDLVLHGGTGQVVLFGADDWSSAEDDFDAYFDDEPDDGGGPDDGGEQETGAVLIAGGLAAFIDLLQHYLAARCMLAAAGSRTERVAIRDDLEDTLPDLDDADTDATFWTAALRTTD from the coding sequence ATGCCACCCGAACAAGCCCTGGCCGAGCTCCTGGAGTGGTCGGACAGCGGGACCCAGCGAGTGGCCGAGCTGACCGGCCCTCCTGGGTCCGGACGGACAGAGATACTGCTGCGGCTGAGTGAGGCCCGCAGCGAGGCGGTGCTCGTGGATGCCACCGGGCTGACCTGCGAGGACCTCATCGACCGGGTCGTGACGGCTGCTGGGTTCACCGCTCTGCCGGAGAAGCGGGCGGACTGGGGATTCGAGCTTGAGGACTCCCCGCTCGGTGGCGGGCTGGTCATCATTGTCAATGCCCATCGTGCGGGCCGTACTCGGCGCTCCACGGAGCCCGAGCGCATGGTGCACCGCTTCACCGCCGAACTGGCCGTTGGCGGCGGTCTCAAGGTCGTGATCGAACGGGACCTGCCGGATGTCCGGTTGGCACACGATCACTTGGTCGTGGCACTGCAACCGAGCAGTTCCGAGGGAGCTGCGGGGCACCTGTCCGACAGCACGGACACCGAAGCGTTGCGTGCACTCGCACTGGCCGAGGTCCGTCGTGCTCCCTTGCCTGTGTGGACCGCCCTCGCCCAGGCGCTGGGGTCCCATGTGGGCCGGTCTCTGGATGTCGCCACAACGCTGGAGGCTTCTGGCGAGCTGCTGGAGGTGGAGGGCGACGGCTGGGTCCGCTTCCGTGACGAGCGGCACGCCGAAACGCTGCGTCGGACCACCGATGCCGAGATCGTACGAGCCGTGAATGTGGAGCTGGTCGCATGGCTGCGCGATCAGCCCGCGGCAGGGACGACCGGCCAGTACCTGACACAAGGGCTGGCGATGCACGCCGTGCAGGCCGGCGAGTTCGACTCCGTTCAGCGCTCCGGCAGGCTCGTTGCCCGTATCGATCAAGTCGCCCTGATCGACGCGGCCCACGCCGACGACTCGTATGTCGTGAACGGTGCGTCCCCGGCCGGGGACGCGGTCAACTTGTGGATGTGCGGCGTCGATTCCCTGTCCCAGGGTGAATGGGCCTCGTGGCTGCACCTGATGAGTACGGTGCGTGGCGATACGGAGACCGCCGCCCAGATCGCCTCGTCCGGCCGGCCGCTGCCGTGGCAGGTGCGCTGGGCCCATTGGCGGCCGCCGGGTGCCCTGAACGCCGCGTACGTTCGGCCCGGTCCACTGGGAGACCCGGTCATCGCCCCTGAGGACTATCTCCCTGGCCGGCACGCCGTTTCCGCTCCGGGGGAATGGGACGAGCGATACCGAGTCTGGGACGCCGAAACCGGCGAGGAGCTGGCCGGCCCCTGGCCGGAGGCGATGCCCGCACCAGGGCGGCGCGAGCCGCTCTGGCTCACCGACTTGGAACGCAACGTCACACCCGACTGGGACGATCTGACCGTGTTCGACACCCTGGAACCCCCCTTCGTGTCGGATCAGGTGAGGGTCGGCGACCTCCTGGTCGTGACGGGGCTCGGCGGCATTTTCGCGGTCGAGCTCCACGACCCCGCCGTAAGTCCGCGCATCAGCAAGGTGCACGGGGAGCCGCTCTTCGACGACTCCGGATTCCTCCCCGCGCTGCACCGCGGGACAGCACGGCGCCGAGGCTCGTACGACCCCGACCTCTTCGAACCGGGCGTCGTACGTCGCCTGCCCACCGGCCTGCTGCCCGAGGGGGTGACGGACGCCGAGGCACGCCGCGTTCTCACAGACGTCGGACTGCCCGCCTTCGAAGGCGCCGCAATCCGGCTCGAGGCTCTGGACGAAGTGGGTCTGGACGAAGTGGGTCTGTCCCCGCTCGCCCCTGGCGACCTGTCGGCAGACGCCGTCCCAGGCGCGTACTACAAGATCGGTACGTGGGGTGCCGGCGACCTGGTCCTGCACGGCGGAACGGGGCAGGTCGTCCTGTTCGGTGCGGACGACTGGAGCAGCGCAGAAGACGACTTCGACGCCTACTTCGACGACGAGCCCGACGATGGCGGAGGGCCCGACGACGGCGGAGAGCAGGAAACCGGCGCCGTGTTGATCGCCGGCGGCCTGGCCGCGTTCATCGACCTGCTCCAGCACTACCTTGCGGCCCGGTGCATGCTGGCCGCGGCGGGGAGCCGTACCGAGCGCGTCGCGATCAGAGACGATCTGGAGGACACGCTGCCCGACCTCGACGACGCAGACACAGACGCCACTTTCTGGACTGCTGCACTGCGAACCACCGACTGA
- a CDS encoding SUKH-4 family immunity protein — translation MPEINAEDWARIEMWRELPARQRRVFSVLGPALSGKTAYLRAVQDHWPSATLIDCRGMSADTVATRMREECRTAPAGRPCVLLLANVQYAGEVLTSTEPARVAEILAPGFRRFEGREVWVMAEYDPDLVAPPQIAEYEVVLPTPTSADGAAEEEPAAARRLGALAAAELRQVSLLVWELLCSASGVPTAVQALLSFAEQQPDVLVVDEGRSSVAFRSEALFHARRRRWPWDSGAQSRAVEALVSATADGGPGLWSEQGPVGQYAAHALPLHAALAGALPRLLDDGRLLAQCSATALRESLAIAYPDGVPYASVAAMLHYLEVQGISPSSQGEWVAWLHHAALSAGRAELAEQLLASGVPLPWRTMWTHWRPMGIFGQIQDEAGRVDELGVAVGESGLTVVTARDVTTGKNAYPKHQYIRQEWSPVTGEPASAPVEVRASLSEGDLPWSNARRSPSPEAPAVTFAEHTDSGWQPGTSPLPHPPNCPSAVTQGLYVDGLWVLAGTGGLLAASVQAAGSTAQDTYRKRPLVAAHTRPAPWPLPPSASAALRGDGMRDWLEETFDPGTCHRLAEDQLPKGLDDPAARRFLTETGLPEISDFLHLAITPRGDRSLPEVAWPGRGRDVPRQRRARSEAPSNGPFYELGTWMYSRLLLDGSTGRLFRDTTGGSPDPVAGSSLTQFFAMVRLYDEFRRTHFPYLADHKDAQRSLAIWCEQIDGAAARAEAWTLVLEGHDFEDSTWDLASYGAEWV, via the coding sequence GTGCCCGAGATCAACGCTGAGGACTGGGCTCGCATCGAGATGTGGCGGGAGCTGCCCGCACGGCAGCGGCGGGTGTTCTCTGTTCTCGGTCCGGCACTCAGCGGCAAGACCGCGTATCTACGAGCAGTGCAGGACCACTGGCCCAGCGCCACACTGATCGACTGCCGGGGCATGAGTGCCGACACGGTCGCTACTCGCATGCGTGAAGAGTGCCGTACCGCTCCTGCCGGTCGTCCCTGTGTCCTCCTCCTCGCCAATGTGCAGTACGCAGGTGAGGTCCTTACGTCGACCGAACCGGCCCGCGTGGCGGAGATCCTGGCTCCGGGATTCAGACGATTCGAAGGCCGTGAGGTCTGGGTCATGGCGGAGTACGACCCGGACCTTGTAGCCCCTCCACAGATCGCCGAATACGAAGTCGTCCTGCCCACGCCGACTTCGGCCGATGGTGCCGCCGAGGAGGAACCTGCTGCGGCCCGCCGGCTGGGGGCACTGGCCGCCGCCGAACTACGCCAAGTGTCGCTGCTTGTCTGGGAGTTGCTGTGCTCCGCAAGTGGTGTTCCTACAGCGGTGCAAGCCCTCCTCTCCTTCGCCGAGCAGCAACCGGATGTCCTGGTCGTGGACGAGGGCCGGTCATCGGTCGCTTTCCGGTCCGAAGCTCTCTTCCATGCACGGCGACGCAGGTGGCCCTGGGATTCCGGGGCCCAATCGCGCGCCGTCGAGGCGCTGGTGTCCGCGACGGCGGACGGCGGACCGGGGCTCTGGTCCGAGCAGGGGCCGGTAGGCCAGTACGCCGCTCACGCTCTTCCTCTGCATGCGGCGCTGGCTGGTGCGCTGCCCCGCCTCCTGGACGACGGGCGGCTGCTGGCCCAGTGCTCGGCGACCGCGCTGCGCGAGAGCCTGGCCATCGCCTATCCCGACGGAGTGCCGTACGCGAGCGTGGCAGCGATGCTGCACTATCTGGAGGTTCAGGGCATCTCCCCCTCGTCACAGGGTGAGTGGGTGGCCTGGCTCCATCACGCGGCACTCAGCGCGGGGCGCGCAGAGCTGGCCGAACAGCTACTGGCTTCGGGGGTTCCGTTGCCGTGGCGCACCATGTGGACCCACTGGCGCCCCATGGGCATCTTCGGCCAGATCCAGGACGAGGCTGGTCGTGTCGACGAACTGGGCGTGGCAGTCGGCGAGTCCGGCTTGACCGTCGTCACGGCCCGGGACGTGACCACGGGCAAGAACGCCTACCCGAAACACCAGTACATCCGTCAGGAGTGGAGCCCGGTGACCGGGGAGCCTGCCTCGGCTCCGGTCGAGGTGCGCGCCTCCCTGTCGGAAGGCGACCTCCCCTGGAGCAACGCACGCCGCTCTCCGAGTCCCGAGGCGCCCGCCGTTACCTTCGCCGAACACACGGACAGCGGCTGGCAACCGGGGACGTCCCCACTCCCTCATCCGCCCAACTGCCCGTCCGCGGTGACCCAGGGCCTTTACGTCGACGGGCTCTGGGTGCTCGCCGGCACCGGGGGCCTCCTCGCCGCATCCGTCCAGGCGGCTGGAAGCACCGCACAGGACACGTACCGCAAGCGGCCCCTGGTCGCCGCACACACCCGGCCCGCTCCATGGCCGCTGCCGCCGTCCGCGTCCGCTGCTCTACGCGGTGACGGAATGCGGGACTGGCTCGAGGAGACCTTTGACCCAGGGACCTGCCATCGGCTGGCCGAGGATCAGCTCCCCAAAGGACTGGACGACCCTGCCGCGCGCCGCTTCCTCACCGAGACAGGCCTGCCGGAGATCAGCGACTTCCTGCATCTCGCCATCACCCCGCGCGGCGACCGCTCCCTGCCCGAAGTGGCCTGGCCCGGTCGGGGCCGGGACGTGCCCCGGCAACGCCGTGCCAGGAGCGAGGCACCCAGCAACGGCCCGTTCTACGAGCTCGGTACCTGGATGTACTCCAGGCTCCTGCTCGACGGCAGCACCGGTCGGCTCTTCAGGGACACCACGGGTGGCTCGCCCGACCCCGTCGCCGGCAGCAGCCTCACACAGTTCTTCGCCATGGTCCGGTTGTACGACGAGTTCCGCAGGACACACTTCCCCTACCTCGCCGATCACAAGGACGCGCAGCGCAGCCTCGCCATCTGGTGCGAGCAGATCGATGGTGCCGCCGCCCGGGCCGAGGCCTGGACGCTCGTCCTCGAGGGGCACGACTTCGAGGACAGCACCTGGGACTTGGCCTCCTACGGGGCTGAATGGGTCTGA
- a CDS encoding SUKH-4 family immunity protein has protein sequence MSEDAELEILDWLLDPPKAAPMLSLRGSPGVGKSALLTALHEDLPDSLLVDCRGLTAEEVLDRLLTHFGLKVRHRPLRDPLEDALAGMRTGGIVLLANVQWSGRLFSSPDEAYDIQRVAAQFSRRGQGHVLPVLELGGPSGPAGADDADEIVLEAEVEGPDPAALLLGYPALRALAASELREIPLRVWAFLDTALGGRRTEDDLRRSGQELSAVLRLEPDADGATTVRLSTDALKHLLREAAPLTRAEQQSMTDALLAEARRHAEGTADAGIVAYANRALAVHAALSGTLPQLIDDDPALAAFADRVSLQQAIRLAWPEGPPVGGVAGDAHYLDGDGVTPDSQSEWLAWLHWAAVNRGRRDWADALENASPVPLAWRTAWSKWRPYGVLGDRPELAGSVDGVDIGTFAGTPVAASQCDGFFDKEDDYDVELGDTEALERVWRLSDGRELLAPRVVQQFITSEGAVERTAGSALETRRHIRSPAPARGPELPMRLLPDCGAEAVDGDRWVAYGPRGLYAFDVLRPEELTPGTGPWRRSLVPSFRSTAVWPMPTPVSGQRAALTAWCATAFGDQALRRLPVAAPPAALTEPEARALLCEVGFPELDGSAPAFLTTVAVDEAGLTPVERSETSEPAHLLGHWLAEPIILEGRSGRVLLASVAGTELLGSSLSQFMTLVGLYRLLPLSDFPRRSAEKADAHWSVKAWAKEVDPEAAASSNWQAALGGYLDDPESL, from the coding sequence TTGAGCGAGGATGCAGAGCTGGAAATCCTGGACTGGCTGCTCGACCCTCCGAAGGCCGCGCCGATGCTGTCGCTGCGCGGATCGCCGGGGGTGGGGAAGTCGGCCCTCCTGACAGCCCTGCACGAAGACCTGCCCGATTCACTCCTCGTGGACTGCCGTGGCCTGACCGCGGAGGAAGTGCTCGACCGGCTTCTCACCCACTTCGGTCTCAAGGTCAGGCACCGCCCCCTGCGGGATCCATTGGAGGACGCGCTCGCGGGGATGCGCACAGGGGGCATTGTGCTCCTGGCCAACGTGCAATGGTCAGGCCGTCTCTTCTCCTCGCCGGACGAGGCATACGACATCCAGCGTGTCGCCGCGCAGTTCAGTCGCCGGGGTCAGGGCCATGTGCTGCCCGTCCTCGAACTCGGCGGGCCCAGCGGCCCAGCGGGGGCCGACGACGCGGACGAGATTGTGTTGGAAGCGGAGGTCGAAGGTCCTGACCCCGCCGCCCTGCTCTTGGGGTACCCCGCGTTGCGCGCCCTGGCCGCGTCAGAGTTGCGTGAAATCCCCCTCCGTGTTTGGGCTTTCCTGGACACCGCGCTGGGTGGCCGGCGCACAGAGGACGACCTGCGCCGCAGCGGACAGGAACTGTCTGCCGTGTTGCGCCTGGAACCGGACGCGGACGGCGCAACGACCGTGAGGCTGTCGACCGACGCCCTCAAGCACCTGCTCCGCGAGGCCGCACCCCTGACCCGTGCCGAGCAGCAGTCGATGACCGATGCGCTCCTCGCCGAGGCCCGACGGCACGCCGAAGGCACGGCCGACGCAGGGATCGTGGCGTACGCGAATCGCGCACTCGCCGTCCATGCGGCACTCTCCGGAACGCTGCCCCAACTCATCGATGACGACCCGGCCTTGGCCGCATTCGCCGATCGCGTCTCGCTGCAGCAAGCGATCAGGCTGGCGTGGCCCGAAGGCCCGCCGGTGGGCGGCGTCGCCGGCGACGCCCACTACCTGGACGGCGACGGCGTCACCCCCGACTCACAGAGCGAGTGGCTGGCCTGGCTGCACTGGGCAGCCGTGAACCGTGGGCGCCGCGACTGGGCCGACGCGTTGGAGAACGCGAGCCCGGTACCGCTCGCCTGGCGCACCGCATGGTCGAAGTGGCGCCCCTACGGAGTCCTGGGCGACCGGCCCGAACTCGCCGGATCCGTGGACGGGGTGGACATCGGCACCTTCGCCGGCACTCCCGTCGCGGCAAGTCAGTGCGATGGTTTCTTCGACAAAGAGGACGACTACGACGTCGAGTTGGGCGACACGGAAGCCCTGGAACGCGTATGGCGGCTTTCGGACGGCAGGGAGTTGCTGGCACCTCGGGTCGTCCAGCAGTTCATCACTTCTGAGGGAGCCGTGGAACGGACAGCCGGAAGTGCGCTCGAAACCCGCCGCCACATCCGCTCCCCCGCCCCGGCGCGTGGTCCTGAGTTGCCGATGCGCCTGCTCCCGGACTGCGGGGCAGAAGCGGTGGACGGGGATCGCTGGGTGGCGTACGGCCCGAGAGGCCTCTACGCGTTCGATGTCCTGCGCCCCGAAGAGCTGACGCCTGGGACGGGCCCTTGGCGGCGCTCCCTCGTCCCGTCCTTCCGCTCCACGGCCGTGTGGCCGATGCCTACCCCCGTCTCCGGACAGCGCGCCGCGCTCACCGCATGGTGTGCCACCGCATTCGGCGACCAGGCTCTGCGCCGCCTCCCCGTCGCCGCCCCGCCCGCCGCCCTGACCGAGCCAGAAGCCCGTGCGTTGCTCTGCGAAGTCGGCTTTCCTGAACTCGACGGAAGCGCACCGGCGTTCTTGACCACCGTGGCCGTGGACGAAGCCGGGCTCACACCTGTCGAACGTTCGGAAACCTCCGAGCCCGCTCACCTCCTGGGCCATTGGCTCGCCGAACCCATCATCCTGGAGGGCCGAAGCGGCCGGGTTCTGCTCGCCTCGGTCGCCGGAACCGAACTCCTCGGGAGCAGCCTGTCCCAATTCATGACCCTGGTCGGCCTGTACCGCCTCCTGCCCTTGAGCGACTTCCCCCGCAGGAGCGCCGAGAAGGCCGACGCTCACTGGAGCGTGAAGGCCTGGGCGAAGGAGGTCGACCCCGAAGCCGCCGCATCGTCCAACTGGCAAGCAGCACTGGGCGGATACCTGGACGACCCGGAATCGCTGTGA
- a CDS encoding SUKH-4 family immunity protein — MIQAPKVKDVACAGDLVVLGGSRGIYAIEPDPDYIEANPLPALPAISRYAKVTPRPFDEAACRPTRDLVLDVFDADIAPLLTEEELPAGLTHEPTRRFLTEVGFPAVNDFLSLSTHNLAGTGFAERTWAGTKEFETPVGDGPFYELGTWIGGILLLDGPTGRVLRQSRKGAVDDDQPGDPLAGSSLAQFSAMVCLQWKYMLAYHTSGGLDGEDLIGELRSWLAGIDAAAAATRNWGHVTDTDEFIYL, encoded by the coding sequence GTGATCCAAGCGCCCAAGGTCAAGGACGTGGCCTGCGCCGGCGATCTGGTCGTGCTCGGCGGAAGCCGAGGGATCTATGCGATCGAGCCCGACCCGGACTACATCGAAGCCAACCCGCTGCCCGCACTCCCTGCCATCAGCCGGTACGCAAAGGTCACGCCGCGCCCGTTCGACGAGGCCGCCTGCCGCCCCACCCGCGACCTCGTACTCGACGTGTTCGATGCGGACATCGCCCCTCTCCTGACCGAGGAGGAACTGCCCGCCGGCCTGACGCACGAGCCGACCCGTCGTTTCCTCACCGAGGTCGGCTTCCCTGCCGTCAACGACTTCCTCAGTCTCAGCACCCACAATCTCGCAGGCACCGGCTTCGCCGAGCGCACCTGGGCAGGCACCAAGGAGTTCGAAACGCCCGTGGGAGACGGTCCGTTCTACGAGCTGGGCACCTGGATCGGCGGCATCCTGCTCCTCGACGGCCCCACCGGCCGCGTACTGCGACAGTCGAGGAAGGGCGCGGTCGACGACGACCAGCCCGGCGATCCCCTGGCCGGCTCCTCCCTGGCCCAGTTCAGCGCGATGGTGTGCCTGCAGTGGAAGTACATGCTGGCCTACCACACGAGCGGCGGCCTCGACGGGGAGGACCTCATCGGCGAACTCAGGTCCTGGCTGGCGGGCATCGACGCCGCCGCGGCAGCCACCAGAAACTGGGGGCACGTCACGGATACCGACGAATTCATCTACCTGTAG
- a CDS encoding ATP-binding protein, whose protein sequence is MSPAVNSHLNLEEASDQISSQLTKLPPKRGIIYVDGPSGAGKTALLADFAASTTGAVLVDATGRSAEEVADRVMRAIGVSYGDFRSIHALTSLVDDLVFDRKFDPRIVVVTNTQWAGKRRFTDEPLGVAAGGIVGAFSRRSKATNIKLVVEVDSEVYDLGPRNPNPVLLAPAHDVVRLSPHSLPPRQRTAMTALALSEPHRVRFEEWQALCSALGTDFDVAELRAIGEESPFVTVETTDELPVVFTHERDARTLREEVPAGTFQAFQQAGQGAVHRGSPAHTPGAGPLGGRDLLEPGPRGSRR, encoded by the coding sequence ATGTCGCCCGCTGTGAATTCTCACCTCAACCTGGAGGAAGCCTCGGACCAGATCAGCTCGCAGCTGACTAAACTTCCACCCAAGCGGGGCATTATCTACGTCGACGGCCCCTCCGGAGCCGGAAAGACTGCACTTCTGGCAGATTTCGCCGCCAGCACCACTGGGGCCGTGCTCGTTGATGCTACGGGCCGCTCCGCGGAAGAGGTGGCGGATCGGGTGATGCGGGCCATCGGTGTTTCATACGGCGATTTCCGGAGCATCCACGCGCTCACCAGTCTCGTGGACGATCTCGTTTTCGACAGGAAGTTCGACCCGAGAATCGTTGTCGTGACCAATACTCAGTGGGCAGGGAAGAGGCGGTTCACAGATGAACCGCTGGGCGTCGCTGCCGGCGGGATCGTTGGAGCGTTCAGTAGGCGCTCCAAGGCGACCAACATCAAACTCGTGGTCGAAGTCGACAGCGAGGTCTACGACCTCGGCCCCCGGAACCCGAACCCCGTCCTGCTCGCCCCCGCCCACGACGTCGTCCGGCTGTCCCCCCACTCACTGCCGCCGCGTCAACGCACGGCCATGACAGCCCTGGCCCTGTCCGAGCCGCACCGCGTGCGCTTCGAGGAGTGGCAGGCACTCTGCTCCGCTCTCGGAACGGATTTCGACGTCGCGGAACTGCGCGCAATCGGCGAGGAGTCGCCTTTCGTCACGGTCGAGACCACGGACGAGCTACCGGTGGTGTTCACTCACGAACGCGATGCCCGGACTCTTCGCGAAGAAGTCCCTGCCGGCACGTTCCAGGCCTTCCAACAGGCCGGCCAAGGGGCCGTTCATCGAGGAAGCCCCGCCCACACCCCAGGCGCCGGCCCGCTGGGGGGCCGAGACCTCCTGGAACCTGGTCCGCGCGGCAGCCGTCGGTGA